The Amylolactobacillus amylophilus DSM 20533 = JCM 1125 genome contains a region encoding:
- a CDS encoding glucose-6-phosphate isomerase — MTHIKFDQSKLTPFVHENELPEMQQLVTASDLALREGTGAGNDFRGFIDLPVDYDKDEFARIKEAAKKIQSDSDILVGIGIGGSYLGARAAIDFLNGAFYNFAADRKHPQVIFAGNSISGSYLHDLIELIGDRDFSLNIISKSGTTTEPSIAFRILKAKLVEKYGKEEANKRIYATTDRERGALKTEADAEGYEEFVVPDDIGGRFSVLSAVGLLPIAVAGANIDELMHGAAQARLDYADPALEKNEAYQYAALRNILYRKGYTTELLENYEPTLQYFGEWWKQLMGESEGKDQKGIYPSSANFSTDLHSLGQYIQEGRRNLMETVIKVENPRHDLTVPAEEENLDGLAFLEGKTMNYVNEQAYQGVVLAHTDGGVPVMTVSIPDLSEFTLGYLIYFFEIAVGISGYLNGINPFNQPGVEAYKKNMFGLLGKPGYEDLTNELKKRI, encoded by the coding sequence ATGACACATATTAAGTTTGACCAATCGAAATTAACCCCCTTCGTTCATGAGAACGAACTACCTGAGATGCAACAGCTTGTTACTGCGTCTGACCTTGCATTAAGAGAGGGGACAGGAGCTGGTAATGACTTCCGGGGCTTCATCGACCTCCCTGTTGATTATGACAAGGATGAATTTGCTCGGATCAAGGAAGCTGCGAAGAAGATTCAATCCGATTCTGATATCTTGGTTGGTATCGGTATTGGGGGCTCATACTTGGGTGCTCGTGCAGCAATCGACTTCCTGAATGGCGCATTCTACAACTTTGCGGCTGATCGGAAGCATCCACAAGTTATTTTTGCTGGTAACTCAATCTCTGGGTCATACCTCCATGACTTGATTGAACTGATTGGCGACCGCGACTTCAGCTTGAACATTATTTCTAAATCCGGTACAACGACAGAACCTTCAATCGCTTTCCGGATCCTGAAGGCTAAATTGGTTGAGAAGTACGGTAAGGAAGAAGCCAACAAGCGGATCTACGCTACGACTGATCGTGAGCGTGGTGCTTTGAAGACAGAAGCCGATGCAGAAGGTTATGAAGAGTTCGTTGTGCCTGACGATATCGGTGGTCGCTTCTCAGTACTCTCAGCTGTTGGTCTGTTGCCAATCGCCGTTGCCGGTGCCAACATTGATGAATTGATGCACGGTGCAGCCCAAGCACGCCTAGACTATGCTGACCCTGCATTAGAGAAGAACGAAGCATATCAATATGCGGCTCTAAGAAATATTTTGTACCGTAAGGGTTACACCACTGAGTTATTAGAAAACTACGAGCCAACATTGCAATACTTCGGCGAGTGGTGGAAACAACTGATGGGTGAATCAGAAGGTAAAGACCAAAAGGGAATTTACCCTTCAAGCGCAAACTTCTCAACCGACTTACACTCACTTGGACAATACATCCAAGAAGGGCGGCGGAACTTGATGGAGACCGTCATCAAGGTAGAAAATCCCCGTCATGATCTGACTGTGCCTGCTGAGGAAGAGAATCTTGATGGCTTAGCATTCCTTGAAGGTAAGACGATGAACTACGTGAACGAGCAAGCATACCAAGGCGTTGTGCTCGCCCATACCGACGGTGGTGTGCCTGTAATGACCGTCTCGATTCCTGACCTGTCAGAATTCACATTGGGTTACCTGATTTACTTCTTCGAAATTGCAGTCGGTATCTCAGGTTACCTGAACGGTATTAACCCATTCAACCAACCTGGTGTCGAGGCATATAAGAAGAATATGTTTGGTCTACTCGGTAAGCCTGGCTATGAAGATTTAACGAACGAATTGAAGAAACGCATTTAG